The nucleotide sequence GGACGTAAAAGACAGCAACGGCAACCTGCTCGCGGAAGGCGATTCGGTGACGCTCATCAAGGACCTAAAAGTAAAAGGCTCCTCGCTCACGCTCAAGCGCGGCACGGTGGTCAAGAACATCCGCCTCACCAACTCGCCCGCCGAAATTGAAGGCCGGGCCGGTGGCAGCACGATGGTGCTCAAAACCGAATTCCTGAAGAAAGCCTAACGCCGTTGCTTCAGCAACAACCAGTAACTTAAGCGCCCCAGCCGAACGATTCGGCTGGGGCGCTTCTATTTATTATGCGACTACAGGTTTTTATTATCTGCTTCTTACTTACTGCAAGCTCAAAAAGCTACGGTCAACGGAGTATAAAATACACAATGGTTGTGCATCATAGTGAATGTACCAGCTGTGGTGATTTAGAGATTGATAGCGGAGCTGTATTTGTACCACCACAGTTGCGGAATGCGCTCTTACAGCATTACCAGCGTGTTTTTGGTAATTCACTCGTTAACTGGGAAAAGAACTGGCAGGATCGGAAATACATCGTTGGCAATGTGCGTATCGATAGTGACAGCACCTTTGATGCGATGTACTTATTGCCTGGCCGTACCCGCACCGACACCATCTATAACCAGTATGGCATAATCAATCCTTGGGACTTTCAACGTTGTTACCGTGTTACAGGTCACGTAGTGGGGATACGGGGGCTTTATCTCCTATTTCACGTCGATAAAGCCAGGCTGCTTAGAAAGCGAATTGATTATTAAACATATAATACTTCTTCATGGTGATAGAAAAAAGAAAGCCGGCTTTTAGACCGACTTTCTTCTTTATCATTTTCAATATCACTTCCCCACCACTTTAAACAGCATCCCAGCCGTCATTTTATCGGTGGTCTTCATACCATTGAGGATGGCCATTTCCTCGTAGCGCTTGCTGGAAATGCCATTGGCGGCGAGGGCCGAGGCCAAGGTCTGGCCGGCTTTGGCGGTGCGGATGCGGATGCGCTCGGGCTGGCGGTTGATTTTGGCGGCATCGGTGAGACGGCGGAAGCCCTGGGCGGTGCGCTGGAAGGTGTCGCCGTAGGTGCCGAGGGTGCCGGGGCCGCAGAGGCCTACTAGGGCGTAGATCGTCTGTCCGTCTTGGATGAGGTAGGTCAGGGTGCTGGCCGTGATGCCCTGCTGGCCGGTCTGCTGGTCCTGCCCTACCTGGTCGCCCTGGATAACCATGGCTGGAAAGCCGTTGACGGTGGTTTTCTGGGCCTGAGCGTTTTGCAGCTTCAGCTGCTGCGACAGGGCCTGGGCGGTTTCATCGAGTCCTTTGTTGCCGGCGGGCAGCAGGATCTGCACGGCCTTGCCGTTGGGCTCGGCCATCTGGAATTGGCTGGGCGAGTTCTGCGACTTCCAGCCCTGCGGAATCGGGAACTGGAATTTCAGATCGGGGTGGTAGAACACGCTGTTTTCCACGTAGCCCTCGCGCGGGTTGTCGCCGTAGGGCAGGCCCTCAATTAGCCGCAGGTACTGGTCGCGGTTCACGGCCAGCTGGCGGCCGGCTTGCTGCTCGGCCTGGGCGGCCAGCTTTTTCACGTTGGAGTAGCGGTCGGCGGAGTTGGGGTGCGACGACAGGAAGGTGGGCACCGTGGCTGCGCCGCTGCTTTGCTCGGTGCGCGAGAGGGTCAGGAAGAAATCAGCCATCGACGCCGGGTCGTACCCGATTTTGCTGGAGTATTTCACGCCCAACTGGTCGGATTCAGTTTCGTCGTCGCGGCCGTATTTCAGCAGCCCCAGGCCCACCACCTGCGAGGCCGGCTGGGCCAGGGAGGCCACCCGCTTCGAGAGAATGGAACCCAGGATCAGGGCGCCGTTGGCAATGGTGGAGCGCGTCTGCTGCTTCTGGCCGTGGCGGGCCGTAATGTGCCCGATTTCGTGGCCGAGCACCCCGCTGAACTGAGCCTCGTTGTTGAAGTAGGCCAGAATGCCGCGGGTGAAATACACGTGGCCATCGGGCGTGGCAAAGGCGTTGATGATGGGCGAATCGACCACCGTGAAGCCTTTCACGTCGTTGGGGCGGTCGGAAATGCGGCCCATCTGCATGCCTTTCTGGTCGATGTACGCCTGCAGTTTGGCATTATCAAGTAACCCGAATTGGGCAATAACCTG is from Hymenobacter yonginensis and encodes:
- a CDS encoding M48 family metalloprotease, with the protein product MPTPSSLLYASAALALLPAAGARYLTSAPAPQPAATTATVALPVQGAQPDPQVIAQFGLLDNAKLQAYIDQKGMQMGRISDRPNDVKGFTVVDSPIINAFATPDGHVYFTRGILAYFNNEAQFSGVLGHEIGHITARHGQKQQTRSTIANGALILGSILSKRVASLAQPASQVVGLGLLKYGRDDETESDQLGVKYSSKIGYDPASMADFFLTLSRTEQSSGAATVPTFLSSHPNSADRYSNVKKLAAQAEQQAGRQLAVNRDQYLRLIEGLPYGDNPREGYVENSVFYHPDLKFQFPIPQGWKSQNSPSQFQMAEPNGKAVQILLPAGNKGLDETAQALSQQLKLQNAQAQKTTVNGFPAMVIQGDQVGQDQQTGQQGITASTLTYLIQDGQTIYALVGLCGPGTLGTYGDTFQRTAQGFRRLTDAAKINRQPERIRIRTAKAGQTLASALAANGISSKRYEEMAILNGMKTTDKMTAGMLFKVVGK
- a CDS encoding zinc ribbon domain-containing protein YjdM, with amino-acid sequence MDVKDSNGNLLAEGDSVTLIKDLKVKGSSLTLKRGTVVKNIRLTNSPAEIEGRAGGSTMVLKTEFLKKA